The DNA sequence CGAAGGTCCCGTCGGGTGCTGCTCGGATCGGAGGCGACTCGCTACGGCCGCTAGCCGGGCGCGGCGGCAGCTCCGTGGAAATGGCACATGAGCCACGTCCCGTATGGAAACTGCGCCTCGCGGATCCCTCGCCGCCAGGCTTCGAGCGCGGCGCGGTAGGCCGTGCGGAAGGCGCGCACGGCCGCCACCGCCTCGAAAAAGGCGCTGCGTTGCCCGCGTCCGACGGCGAAGGTCGGGTTGCGTTCGCGGAGCG is a window from the Pseudomonadota bacterium genome containing:
- a CDS encoding transposase; translated protein: LRERNPTFAVGRGQRSAFFEAVAAVRAFRTAYRAALEAWRRGIREAQFPYGTWLMCHFHGAAAAPG